The Chthoniobacterales bacterium genome contains a region encoding:
- a CDS encoding glycosyltransferase family 4 protein yields MNFPARVLIYSHAFHPSVGGSENAGRLLADGIVAAGHEVQIVTRSQGPATESFPYPIHYSPSRWELFRLVRWSSVYVHSNLGMRGAWPLLFLRRPWVIIHHSRITRVTGEMIWLDHVKRFCTRFARNIAVSQSMARDLPQPTLVIGNGYDPEIFHREPETPRARDIMFLGRLNRDKGCHLLFEALRILSERGLRPTVTVVGQGNAEEALHREVSETGLERQVVFEGTRNREECARLLNGHRILVVPSLVAETFGLVVLEGIACGCAVIVSTSGALEEIAGPCGVSFPSGDAGKLADRLAELLGSPERIAALQSPAAAHLAPFRSEHICRRYLAVILAEVRHVAHSFSLLLLAHLF; encoded by the coding sequence ATGAATTTTCCGGCGCGCGTTCTCATCTACTCCCACGCATTTCATCCCAGCGTGGGTGGCAGCGAGAACGCCGGCCGTCTTCTTGCCGACGGCATCGTCGCCGCCGGACATGAGGTGCAGATCGTCACGCGCTCCCAGGGACCCGCGACCGAAAGCTTCCCTTACCCGATCCATTACTCACCGTCGCGGTGGGAGCTCTTCCGGCTCGTGAGATGGTCGAGCGTCTACGTGCACAGCAACCTCGGGATGCGCGGCGCGTGGCCCCTGCTCTTCCTGCGACGCCCGTGGGTCATCATTCACCATAGCCGCATCACCCGCGTCACCGGCGAGATGATCTGGCTCGATCACGTGAAGCGCTTCTGCACCCGCTTTGCCCGGAATATCGCGGTGAGCCAGTCGATGGCACGCGACCTGCCGCAGCCGACACTCGTCATCGGCAACGGCTACGATCCGGAAATCTTCCACCGAGAGCCGGAGACGCCTCGCGCCCGCGACATCATGTTCCTCGGCCGCCTCAATCGCGACAAGGGCTGCCATTTGCTTTTCGAAGCGCTTCGCATTTTGAGCGAACGCGGGCTTCGCCCGACCGTCACCGTCGTCGGGCAGGGCAATGCGGAGGAAGCCCTCCATCGGGAGGTCAGCGAGACGGGTCTCGAGAGGCAGGTCGTTTTCGAGGGCACCCGGAATCGCGAGGAGTGCGCCCGACTTCTGAACGGCCATCGCATTCTCGTCGTGCCCTCGCTCGTCGCCGAGACGTTCGGCCTCGTCGTGCTGGAGGGCATCGCCTGCGGCTGCGCGGTGATCGTTTCGACCTCGGGTGCGCTGGAGGAAATTGCCGGCCCCTGCGGCGTGAGCTTTCCCTCGGGCGATGCCGGGAAGCTGGCGGATCGTCTGGCGGAACTCCTGGGCTCCCCAGAGCGCATCGCCGCGCTGCAAAGTCCGGCCGCGGCCCACCTTGCGCCCTTCCGCAGCGAGCACATCTGTCGACGCTATCTTGCCGTCATTCTTGCGGAGGTCCGCCATGTCGCCCACTCCTTCTCCCTTCTACTTCTCGCTCACCTCTTTTAG
- a CDS encoding DEAD/DEAH box helicase produces MSFQDLGLSEAVVHGAQRMGYVDPSPIQLRSFPVVLSKRDLIASAQTGTGKTGAFALPILTRLGNGHGYPRCLVLEPTRELAMQVETAFRDYSRFMHIDVTCLFGGVGYGKQREELQAGADILCATPGRLLDFMEQGDVKLDKIEILVLDEVDRMLDMGFLPDVRRIIEKCAKDRQTLLYSATVPNEIQSLATWCLRDPEKIEIGARRSPAESVTHAIYPVAADQKFDLLLALLEATNYHSILIFTRTKDGADRIMRKLKEEKHSVTSLHSNRTQQERIDALDGFKSGKYEVMVATDIAARGIDIAGVSHVINYDVPQHPEDYVHRIGRTGRAEATGDAFTIMTAEELPHVEDIERFIGQKVERTKLAGFDYVYSAVFDEARVKQVLKGAKGVRTHKGMKFGSTAKKRKR; encoded by the coding sequence ATGTCATTCCAAGATTTAGGCCTCTCCGAAGCGGTCGTTCACGGCGCGCAACGCATGGGCTATGTCGATCCGAGCCCCATCCAGCTGCGCTCGTTTCCCGTCGTTCTTTCCAAGCGCGATCTCATTGCCTCTGCCCAGACGGGCACGGGCAAGACCGGCGCATTCGCCCTCCCGATTCTCACCCGCCTCGGCAATGGCCACGGGTATCCGCGCTGCCTCGTGCTAGAGCCGACGCGCGAGCTGGCGATGCAGGTGGAGACGGCTTTCCGCGACTATTCGCGCTTCATGCACATCGACGTGACGTGCCTCTTCGGGGGCGTCGGCTACGGCAAGCAACGCGAGGAACTTCAGGCCGGTGCGGACATCCTCTGCGCGACGCCGGGCCGCCTGCTGGACTTCATGGAACAGGGCGACGTGAAGCTCGACAAGATCGAGATCCTCGTGCTGGACGAGGTGGACCGCATGCTCGACATGGGCTTCCTCCCGGATGTGCGGCGCATCATCGAGAAATGCGCGAAGGATCGGCAGACGCTGCTCTACTCGGCGACGGTGCCGAACGAGATCCAGAGCCTGGCGACATGGTGCCTGCGCGATCCCGAGAAGATCGAGATCGGCGCGCGGCGGTCCCCGGCGGAGAGCGTGACGCACGCGATTTATCCCGTGGCGGCGGACCAGAAGTTCGACCTGCTGCTGGCGCTGCTCGAGGCGACGAATTACCACAGCATCCTCATCTTCACGCGCACGAAGGACGGGGCGGACCGCATCATGCGCAAGCTCAAGGAGGAGAAGCACTCGGTGACCTCGCTGCACAGCAATCGCACGCAGCAGGAGCGCATCGACGCGCTGGATGGCTTCAAATCCGGCAAATACGAGGTGATGGTCGCGACGGATATCGCCGCCCGCGGCATCGACATTGCGGGCGTGAGCCACGTGATCAACTACGACGTGCCGCAGCATCCCGAGGACTACGTCCACCGCATCGGCCGCACGGGCCGCGCGGAGGCGACCGGCGACGCGTTCACGATCATGACGGCCGAGGAACTGCCGCACGTGGAGGACATCGAGCGCTTCATCGGCCAGAAGGTCGAGCGCACGAAGCTCGCGGGCTTCGACTACGTGTATTCCGCGGTCTTCGACGAGGCCCGGGTGAAGCAGGTGCTCAAGGGCGCGAAAGGCGTCCGCACGCACAAGGGCATGAAGTTCGGCAGCACGGCCAAGAAGCGGAAGCGGTAG
- a CDS encoding ribonucleotide-diphosphate reductase subunit beta, translated as MAQTTTIQIGDRTFVLDQEKAEAAYAAKRVINGRDTMFFNILPLKYGWAYDLYKTMKANHWEPEDIQMQRDIEQWRDVSGKISDTDRWIIKMAIGYFSAAEGIVGDNIQHVVRELVTAPELKLVLGRHAHEENIHADSLVYMISSLGINPHECEAMFEDIATIKQKTEFVVKNSRALRRDIDLSTLENKQALAKNIFLFGQCMEGTQFYGLFGMVLALYRQTKFPGIGQMFSYTLRDESNHIEVFRNLLMDLVDENPDIWTDAFREELRETMREAVRLEKDFIADCLPVSAVGLTKDEFLTYIDYIGDRRLEGVGLEPLNGPITNPLPWLAEMMDLRKESNFFESRVTDYRRAAAIKDADDDEL; from the coding sequence ATGGCCCAGACCACTACCATTCAGATCGGAGACCGCACATTCGTGCTCGACCAGGAGAAAGCCGAGGCCGCCTACGCCGCCAAGCGCGTGATCAACGGCCGCGACACGATGTTCTTCAACATCCTGCCGCTCAAATACGGCTGGGCCTACGACCTTTACAAGACGATGAAGGCGAACCACTGGGAGCCCGAGGACATCCAGATGCAGCGCGACATCGAGCAATGGCGCGACGTCTCGGGCAAGATCTCGGATACCGATCGCTGGATCATCAAGATGGCCATTGGCTATTTCTCCGCGGCGGAAGGCATCGTCGGCGACAACATCCAGCACGTCGTGCGGGAACTCGTCACCGCGCCGGAGCTCAAGCTCGTGCTCGGCCGTCATGCCCACGAAGAGAACATTCACGCGGATTCGCTCGTCTACATGATCAGCTCGCTCGGCATCAACCCGCACGAGTGCGAGGCGATGTTCGAGGACATCGCGACGATCAAGCAGAAGACGGAGTTCGTCGTGAAGAACAGCCGCGCGCTGCGCCGCGACATCGATCTCAGCACGCTCGAGAACAAGCAGGCACTCGCGAAGAACATCTTCCTCTTCGGCCAGTGCATGGAGGGCACGCAGTTCTACGGCCTCTTCGGCATGGTGCTCGCGCTCTACCGCCAGACGAAGTTCCCCGGCATCGGCCAGATGTTCAGCTACACGCTGCGCGACGAATCGAACCACATCGAGGTCTTCCGCAATCTCCTCATGGACCTCGTCGACGAGAATCCCGACATCTGGACCGACGCCTTCCGCGAGGAGCTGCGCGAGACGATGCGCGAGGCCGTCCGCCTCGAGAAGGACTTCATTGCCGACTGCCTGCCCGTGTCCGCCGTCGGCCTCACGAAGGACGAATTCCTCACCTACATCGATTACATCGGCGACCGCCGCCTCGAGGGCGTCGGCCTCGAGCCGCTCAACGGCCCGATCACGAATCCCCTGCCCTGGCTCGCCGAGATGATGGACCTCCGCAAGGAATCGAACTTCTTCGAAAGCCGCGTCACCGACTACCGCCGCGCCGCCGCCATCAAGGACGCTGACGACGACGAACTCTAA
- a CDS encoding ribonucleoside-diphosphate reductase subunit alpha — translation MIRKVALEEDIALKRLVTTPRAQKPDFAWREVLPTLVERPEIKVTRGTEEHAFNLADVADEIGNALTDLLLSRDQSDDIFTEKNRGFVASVAHSVAERLAEQVAEGRTLKLSENDLSLLIEKALIENDAHDVAKSLVFSRSAKGGLHAKLEAAHPPMNVRLIRRNGSVVPWIEGKIETAIRKAFLEMREDAEPAPALARAITERVRAGDHAFVHIEDVQDMVQEELMRQGFYKVAASYVLYRAHRSAQRETEASEKTDVEQQDSLVVVVKPNGDSAFWDGADLKRRIQFATIGLDLNLDAAQIERELRRSIGAETTEQGLRDTIILNAKSLIERDADFAKFAGRILLTFIYEEVLGWNILTDGIEGLKEAHRKAFKSYLRHGVSIERLSPKLLGYQLEKLADALDPSADLDFDYLGISTMYDRYLIVDKTGKKARRIETPQFFWMRVAMGLFIEEPKDREEWITRLYNLYKGRRFCSSTPTLFNSGTLHSQLSSCYLYKIDDSIESIMQRGIAENAYLSKWAGGLGGSWTAVRGTGGYIKGTNGESQGVIPFLKLHNDQLVAVNQGGKRRGSGCAYLETWHNDIEDFLKLRDNVGDERRRTHDLNTANWIPDLFMKRMEAREHWTLFRANETPDLHELYGQKFEARYTHYEQLAEEGKIYGHKVPALDIWKTMLKMLIATGHPWITFKDPCNLRSPQDHAGVIHSSNLCTEITLNTSEDETAVCNLGSVILDSHMKANGELDLDMLRETITVAVRALDNVIDINFYPTEAARRSNLRHRPIGLGVMGLQNALFARGLAFASEEAVEFNDEFMEAIAFFAYSASSDLAAERGAYSSYRGSKWDRGLLPQDTIDLLEKERGLRIDVPRGGKMDWTPVREKIKAQGMRNSNVLAIAPTATISNITGTTPCIEPNFKNLFVKENLGGKFTILSGELVRDLKKLGLWDDKMREDVKYFGGELTDIEGIPADIKKKHLTVFNIPYQFLIDAAARRQKWIDQSQSVNLFIGEPDLKVLSHMYRRAWHTGLKTTYYLRSTGASNIESATTTTKKEVRGVAGEQPKKEYTAAEKTACSIEAMRRGEECEACQ, via the coding sequence ATGATCCGCAAAGTCGCCCTCGAAGAAGACATCGCCCTCAAGCGCCTCGTCACCACGCCCCGAGCCCAGAAACCCGACTTTGCCTGGCGCGAAGTCCTGCCCACCCTCGTCGAACGCCCCGAGATCAAGGTCACCCGCGGCACCGAGGAGCACGCCTTCAACCTCGCCGACGTTGCCGACGAGATCGGCAACGCCCTCACCGACCTTCTCCTCTCCCGCGACCAGTCCGACGACATCTTCACCGAGAAGAACCGTGGCTTCGTCGCCAGCGTCGCGCATTCCGTCGCCGAGCGCCTTGCCGAGCAGGTCGCCGAAGGCCGCACGCTCAAGCTCTCCGAGAACGACCTCTCGCTCCTCATCGAGAAGGCCCTCATCGAGAACGACGCCCACGATGTCGCGAAGAGCCTCGTCTTCAGCCGGTCCGCGAAGGGCGGCCTGCACGCGAAGCTCGAGGCGGCCCACCCGCCGATGAACGTCCGCCTCATCCGCCGCAACGGCTCCGTCGTGCCGTGGATCGAGGGCAAGATCGAGACCGCCATCCGCAAGGCCTTCCTCGAGATGCGTGAGGATGCCGAGCCCGCCCCAGCCCTCGCCCGCGCCATCACCGAGCGCGTGCGCGCCGGCGACCACGCCTTCGTCCACATCGAGGACGTGCAGGACATGGTGCAGGAAGAGCTCATGCGCCAGGGCTTCTACAAGGTCGCCGCCAGCTACGTGCTCTACCGCGCCCACCGCTCCGCCCAGCGCGAGACGGAGGCCAGCGAAAAGACCGACGTCGAGCAGCAGGACTCCCTCGTCGTCGTCGTGAAGCCCAATGGCGACAGCGCCTTCTGGGACGGCGCCGACCTCAAGCGCCGCATCCAGTTCGCCACCATCGGCCTCGACCTCAACCTCGACGCCGCCCAGATCGAGCGCGAACTCCGCCGCTCCATCGGAGCCGAGACCACCGAGCAGGGCCTCCGCGACACCATCATCCTCAACGCGAAGTCCCTCATCGAGCGCGACGCCGATTTCGCCAAGTTCGCCGGCCGCATCCTCCTCACCTTCATCTACGAGGAAGTCCTCGGCTGGAACATCCTCACCGACGGCATCGAGGGCCTCAAGGAAGCCCACCGCAAGGCCTTCAAGAGCTACCTGCGCCACGGCGTCAGCATCGAGCGCCTCTCGCCGAAGCTCCTCGGCTACCAGCTCGAGAAACTCGCCGACGCCCTCGACCCCAGCGCCGACCTCGACTTCGACTACCTCGGCATCTCGACGATGTATGACCGCTACCTCATCGTCGACAAGACCGGCAAGAAGGCCCGTCGCATCGAGACGCCCCAGTTCTTCTGGATGCGCGTCGCCATGGGCCTCTTCATCGAGGAGCCCAAGGACCGCGAGGAGTGGATCACCCGCCTCTACAACCTCTACAAGGGCCGCCGCTTCTGCTCGAGCACGCCCACGCTCTTCAACTCCGGCACCCTCCACAGCCAGCTCTCCAGCTGCTACCTCTACAAGATCGACGACTCCATCGAGTCCATCATGCAGCGCGGCATCGCCGAGAACGCCTACCTGTCGAAATGGGCCGGCGGCCTCGGCGGCTCCTGGACGGCCGTCCGCGGCACCGGCGGCTACATCAAGGGCACGAACGGCGAATCGCAGGGCGTCATTCCCTTCCTCAAGCTCCACAACGACCAGCTCGTCGCCGTCAACCAGGGCGGCAAGCGCCGCGGCTCCGGCTGCGCCTACCTCGAGACCTGGCACAACGACATCGAGGACTTCCTCAAGCTCCGCGACAACGTCGGCGACGAACGCCGCCGCACGCACGACCTCAACACCGCGAACTGGATCCCCGATCTGTTCATGAAGCGCATGGAGGCCCGCGAGCATTGGACGCTCTTCCGCGCCAACGAGACGCCCGACCTCCACGAACTCTACGGCCAGAAATTCGAGGCCCGCTACACGCATTACGAGCAGCTCGCCGAGGAAGGCAAAATCTACGGCCACAAGGTGCCCGCCCTCGATATCTGGAAGACGATGCTCAAGATGCTCATCGCCACCGGGCATCCCTGGATCACCTTCAAGGACCCCTGCAACCTCCGCAGCCCGCAGGACCACGCCGGCGTCATCCATAGCTCGAACCTCTGCACCGAGATCACGCTCAACACGAGCGAAGACGAGACCGCCGTCTGCAACCTCGGCTCCGTCATCCTCGACAGCCACATGAAGGCCAATGGCGAGCTCGATCTCGACATGCTCCGCGAGACGATCACCGTCGCCGTCCGCGCCCTCGACAACGTCATCGACATCAACTTCTACCCGACGGAAGCCGCCAGGCGCAGCAACCTCCGCCACCGCCCCATCGGCCTCGGCGTGATGGGCCTGCAAAACGCGCTCTTCGCCCGCGGCCTCGCCTTTGCCAGCGAGGAAGCCGTCGAGTTCAACGACGAGTTCATGGAGGCCATCGCCTTCTTCGCCTACAGCGCGTCGAGCGACCTCGCCGCCGAGCGCGGCGCCTACAGCAGCTATCGCGGCTCGAAGTGGGACCGCGGTCTGCTCCCGCAGGACACCATCGACCTCCTCGAGAAAGAACGCGGCCTCCGGATCGACGTTCCCCGCGGCGGCAAGATGGATTGGACGCCCGTCCGCGAAAAGATCAAGGCGCAGGGCATGCGCAACAGCAACGTCCTCGCCATCGCGCCCACGGCCACCATCTCGAACATCACCGGCACCACCCCGTGCATCGAGCCGAACTTCAAGAACCTCTTCGTGAAGGAAAACCTCGGCGGCAAGTTCACCATCCTCAGCGGCGAACTCGTTCGCGACCTCAAGAAGCTCGGCCTCTGGGACGACAAGATGCGCGAGGACGTGAAGTATTTCGGCGGCGAGCTCACCGACATCGAGGGCATCCCGGCGGACATCAAGAAGAAGCACCTCACCGTCTTCAACATCCCCTACCAGTTCCTCATCGACGCCGCCGCCCGCCGGCAGAAGTGGATCGACCAGTCCCAATCGGTCAACCTCTTCATCGGCGAGCCCGACCTCAAGGTCCTCAGCCACATGTATCGCCGCGCCTGGCACACCGGGCTCAAGACCACCTACTACCTCCGCTCGACCGGCGCCTCGAACATCGAAAGCGCCACCACCACGACGAAGAAGGAAGTCCGCGGCGTCGCCGGCGAGCAGCCGAAGAAGGAATACACCGCCGCCGAAAAAACGGCCTGCAGCATCGAGGCCATGCGCCGCGGCGAAGAGTGCGAAGCCTGCCAGTAG
- a CDS encoding polysaccharide deacetylase family protein → MSPTPSPFYFSLTSFSEATTPGLPILMYHQIARPSLRRGNRGLCVSPGLFQAQIQELAFAGYTSASLDALPLADSTRRIVLTFDDGFRNVLANALPILGRHRWQAIQFLVADRQVNAWDVPPGGKSVPLMSDSEVREWLAAGQQIGAHTLTHPHLTQLSLAQAREEIFSSRKSLEDRFQVPVEHFCYPYGDQNSEIRALVEAAGYKTACSTIPGLNTAGTDPLRLHRHMASHRRPAWAAAFRFLPAHWW, encoded by the coding sequence ATGTCGCCCACTCCTTCTCCCTTCTACTTCTCGCTCACCTCTTTTAGCGAAGCCACCACTCCCGGCCTTCCGATCCTGATGTATCATCAGATCGCCCGCCCCTCCCTGCGAAGAGGCAATCGAGGCCTCTGCGTTTCCCCCGGACTTTTTCAGGCGCAAATTCAGGAACTCGCCTTCGCGGGATACACGTCCGCCTCGCTGGATGCCCTGCCCCTGGCGGATTCCACCCGCCGCATCGTCCTCACCTTCGATGACGGCTTCCGCAACGTCCTCGCCAATGCCCTGCCCATCCTCGGTCGCCACCGCTGGCAGGCCATCCAGTTCCTCGTCGCCGATCGCCAGGTGAACGCCTGGGATGTGCCCCCCGGCGGCAAATCGGTCCCGCTGATGAGCGATTCCGAAGTCCGCGAATGGCTTGCGGCCGGCCAGCAAATCGGCGCCCACACCCTCACGCATCCGCACCTCACCCAACTTTCACTCGCCCAGGCCCGGGAAGAAATTTTCTCGTCCAGAAAGAGCCTCGAAGATCGGTTCCAGGTGCCGGTCGAGCACTTTTGCTACCCCTACGGCGATCAGAATTCCGAGATCCGCGCGCTCGTCGAAGCCGCTGGCTACAAAACCGCCTGCTCGACCATCCCGGGATTGAACACCGCCGGGACCGATCCTCTGCGGCTCCACCGCCACATGGCCAGTCACCGAAGGCCGGCCTGGGCTGCCGCCTTTCGCTTCCTGCCCGCGCACTGGTGGTAA
- a CDS encoding thioredoxin-like domain-containing protein produces the protein MNSQLLLSAALWASMLASAIAVPPRLWTSKDGTATLTATYFKSDAEKVTLILPNGRTRVIPLAMISEADARWIAENASSSTPPDNSATESVPATAKIPAALAGKLIDDRGKPTALDTKAGVPKYYLFYYSASWCGPCHAFTPELVRFARKMKARNASLAIILSPSDRTQEDEVAYMKELRMPWPALALDQKSAPDIPRSEWGYIPAMVLVDADGKRLLQVNDTFSKEAFLAQTEKIVRDGGTPATAQN, from the coding sequence ATGAACTCGCAACTTCTGCTCTCTGCCGCACTCTGGGCTTCCATGCTCGCTTCGGCCATCGCCGTCCCTCCCCGCCTTTGGACGAGCAAGGACGGCACCGCGACCCTCACCGCGACCTACTTCAAATCGGACGCCGAAAAGGTGACTCTCATTCTCCCCAACGGCCGCACTCGGGTGATTCCCCTCGCGATGATCAGCGAGGCCGACGCCCGATGGATCGCCGAGAACGCCAGCAGCTCCACCCCTCCCGACAATTCTGCAACTGAAAGCGTGCCGGCAACGGCGAAGATTCCCGCCGCCCTCGCCGGCAAACTCATCGACGACCGCGGGAAGCCGACAGCATTGGACACGAAGGCAGGCGTTCCCAAATACTACCTCTTCTACTACTCGGCATCGTGGTGCGGACCATGCCACGCCTTCACGCCGGAACTCGTGAGATTCGCGCGAAAAATGAAGGCACGGAATGCCAGTCTCGCGATCATTCTTTCGCCGAGCGACCGGACGCAGGAGGACGAGGTCGCCTACATGAAGGAATTGCGGATGCCCTGGCCCGCTCTCGCTCTGGATCAAAAGAGCGCCCCGGACATCCCGCGCAGCGAATGGGGCTACATTCCCGCGATGGTGCTCGTCGATGCCGATGGCAAGCGCCTGTTGCAGGTGAACGACACGTTTTCCAAGGAGGCATTCCTTGCCCAGACCGAAAAGATTGTTCGTGACGGCGGCACCCCCGCGACGGCACAGAACTAA
- a CDS encoding class I SAM-dependent methyltransferase, whose translation MSQGISGGDAFFEFAIRQFRGFLSSDLSVLDLGCGVGGFGRFLEREFGIRATGVDVILHKGFDEKSYRDFQQIDLNRLSAATLPGSWDVVTAIGVIEYLMDPRAFIQAAARLLRKGGRLMITSPNPASARSLVTLLRHGEYSAFKESTNPASITPVLPKDAVRMFREAGLEEIELDYSRHGGIPGLGGTTWQRFFPSLGGRLFSDDFCVTGRAV comes from the coding sequence ATGTCGCAGGGAATCAGCGGCGGGGATGCGTTTTTCGAGTTTGCGATCCGGCAGTTCCGAGGCTTTTTGAGTTCCGATCTCTCCGTGTTGGATCTGGGATGTGGCGTCGGGGGATTTGGGCGATTTCTGGAACGGGAGTTCGGCATTCGGGCCACGGGAGTGGACGTGATTCTCCACAAGGGGTTCGACGAGAAATCCTACCGGGATTTTCAGCAGATCGATCTGAACCGGCTGAGCGCGGCGACGCTTCCCGGGAGCTGGGACGTCGTGACGGCCATCGGCGTCATCGAGTATCTCATGGATCCGCGGGCATTCATTCAGGCGGCGGCGAGGCTCCTCCGAAAAGGGGGGCGTCTGATGATCACCTCGCCCAATCCCGCGTCGGCCCGGAGTCTCGTCACGCTCTTGCGTCACGGAGAGTATAGCGCCTTCAAGGAGAGCACGAACCCCGCCTCGATCACCCCGGTTCTGCCGAAGGACGCCGTCCGGATGTTTCGGGAAGCGGGACTCGAAGAGATCGAGCTGGATTATTCGCGACACGGGGGCATCCCCGGACTTGGCGGGACGACGTGGCAGCGATTTTTCCCGTCGCTGGGAGGGCGGTTGTTTTCCGACGACTTTTGCGTGACGGGCCGTGCCGTCTAG
- a CDS encoding GNAT family N-acetyltransferase codes for MDEVSLRNMSEAELGLAVEWAAREGWNPGLDDAKAFFAADPNGFFCAEAGGETVGTISAVAYGEHFGFVGFYIVKPERRGHRDGLLLAERAMKQLDGRNIGIDGVLAKERQYAKFFGFQFAYRNLRYGGAIVPGPVPAGVVPLSQIPFYALAEYDRRHFPAERTAFLLAWLAMPHAEGFAVERDGVLSGYGVVRKCREGFKVGPLFADDPEIASDLFRALTAKTGGEPVFLDLPEVNAAALELARRHGMKEVFATARMYNREIPALPLDAIFGVTTFELG; via the coding sequence ATGGACGAAGTGAGCCTGCGAAACATGTCCGAAGCCGAGCTGGGACTCGCGGTCGAGTGGGCGGCGCGCGAGGGATGGAATCCTGGTCTCGATGACGCGAAGGCGTTCTTTGCTGCGGACCCGAACGGATTTTTTTGCGCGGAGGCGGGTGGCGAGACGGTCGGCACGATCTCGGCTGTGGCCTACGGGGAGCATTTTGGCTTCGTCGGTTTTTACATCGTGAAGCCGGAACGCCGAGGGCATCGCGACGGACTTCTGCTGGCCGAGCGGGCGATGAAGCAGCTGGACGGCCGCAATATCGGCATCGACGGCGTGCTTGCGAAGGAGCGCCAATACGCCAAGTTCTTCGGCTTTCAGTTTGCCTACCGGAACCTGCGCTACGGCGGCGCGATCGTTCCCGGTCCGGTGCCCGCCGGCGTCGTCCCGCTTTCCCAGATCCCGTTCTATGCGCTGGCCGAGTATGATCGGCGACATTTCCCGGCGGAGCGGACGGCCTTCCTGCTCGCCTGGCTGGCGATGCCGCACGCCGAGGGATTTGCCGTCGAGCGGGACGGCGTTCTTTCCGGCTACGGCGTGGTTCGGAAATGCCGCGAGGGCTTCAAGGTCGGACCCCTCTTCGCGGATGATCCCGAGATCGCGAGCGATCTTTTCCGGGCGCTTACGGCGAAAACGGGCGGGGAGCCGGTCTTTCTCGATCTGCCTGAGGTGAATGCCGCGGCGCTGGAGCTGGCTCGCCGCCACGGCATGAAGGAAGTGTTCGCGACGGCGCGCATGTATAACCGCGAGATTCCCGCGCTGCCGCTCGACGCCATCTTCGGCGTCACGACGTTCGAGCTGGGCTAG
- a CDS encoding OsmC family protein, whose product MVEFFLTYDGGLRCSATHGPSGCKITTDAPTDNLGKGESFSPTDLCATSLGVCMVTTMAIYAQRQGFDFPAGAKLAVRKIMTSEPPRRIARIEVDIEIPLPADHPQRADLERVAIHCPVALSLHPEVEKPTAFRWIG is encoded by the coding sequence ATGGTCGAATTCTTCCTCACTTACGACGGCGGGCTGCGCTGCTCCGCGACCCATGGCCCCTCCGGTTGCAAGATCACGACCGACGCGCCGACGGATAACCTCGGCAAGGGCGAGTCCTTCAGCCCCACCGACCTCTGCGCCACCTCGCTCGGCGTCTGCATGGTCACGACCATGGCCATCTACGCGCAACGCCAGGGCTTCGATTTTCCCGCCGGCGCGAAGCTCGCGGTCCGCAAGATCATGACGTCCGAGCCGCCGCGCAGGATCGCGCGCATCGAGGTGGATATCGAGATTCCCCTGCCCGCCGACCACCCGCAGCGCGCTGATCTCGAGCGCGTCGCGATCCACTGCCCGGTCGCCTTGAGCCTGCACCCCGAAGTCGAGAAGCCGACGGCGTTTCGCTGGATCGGCTAG